A region from the Triticum aestivum cultivar Chinese Spring chromosome 3D, IWGSC CS RefSeq v2.1, whole genome shotgun sequence genome encodes:
- the LOC123076604 gene encoding 50S ribosomal protein L2, chloroplastic-like, which yields MAEWLKHPTHNWRILNNTAKHLYKTPIPSTRKGTVDRQVKSNPRNNLVHGRHRCGKGRNSRGIITARHRGGGHKRLYRKIDFRRNQKDISGRIVTIEYDPNRNAYICLIHYGDGEKRYILHPRGAIIGDTIVSGTKVPISMGNATFECESTYTDMPLGTAMHNIEITRGRGGQLARAAGAVAKLIAKEGKSATLRLPSGEVRLVSQNSLATVGQVGNVGVNQKSLGRAGSKCWLGKRPVVRGVVMNPVDHPHGGGEGKAPIGRKKPTTPWGYPALGRRTRKRKKYSDSFILRRRK from the exons ATGGCTGAATGGTTAAAGCACCCAACTCATAATTG GAGAATACTTAATAATACGGCGAAACATTTATACAAAACACCTATCCCGAGCACACGCAAGGGAACCGTAGACAGGCAAGTGAAATCCAATCCACGAAATAATTTGGTCCATGGACGGCACCGTTGTGGTAAAGGTCGTAATTCCAGAGGAATCATTACCGCAAGGCATAGAGGGGGAGGTCATAAGCGCCTATACCGTAAAATAGATTTTCGACGGAATCAAAAAGACATATCTGGTAGAATCGTAACCATAGAATACGACCCTAATCGAAATGCATACATTTGTCTCATACACTATGGGGATGGTGAGAAGAGATATATTTTACATCCCAGAGGGGCTATAATTGGAGATACTATTGTTTCTGGTACAAAAGTTCCTATATCAATGGGAAATGCTACCTTTGAGTGCG AATCTACTTATACCGATATGCCCTTAGGCACGGCCATGCATAACATAGAAATCACACGTGGAAGGGGTGGGCAATTAGCTAGAGCAGCAGGTGCTGTAGCGAAACTCATTGCAAAAGAGGGTAAATCGGCCACTTTAAGATTACCATCTGGGGAGGTCCGTTTAGTATCCCAAAACAGCTTAGCAACAGTCGGACAAGTGGGTAATGTTGGGGTGAACCAAAAAAGTTTGGGTAGAGCCGGATCTAAGTGTTGGCTAGGTAAACGCCCCGTAGTAAGAGGGGTAGTTATGAACCCTGTGGACCACCCCCATGGGGGCGGTGAAGGGAAAGCTCCCATTGGTAGAAAAAAACCCACAACCCCTTGGGGTTATCCTGCGCTTGGAAGAAGAACtaggaaaaggaaaaaatatagcGATAGTTTTATTCTTCGTCGCCGTAAGTAA